CACTGTCGGTGTTACGTCGCATTTTGTGTTGGGGGTCTATAGGGACCCCTCCTGGAGAAGCTGGCATATAAAATGAGTGGCTCGCCCCTCCCGGACAAAGTGACATCCAGCCTGGCCCGACGCGCCTGTCAGCTGCGCTTCATGGATGCTTCAGCACTTCAGCATCCTCAGCCCTGCCCAACTCAGCGGAATTAACACAGTGACACGGCACGAACCTGACCGCTCTCTCCTCTTCAGTAAGTGGACGCAGCTTTTTCTTGAATATAACAGCTCAGATGCCAGGACGCGATTTATATCTATTAAGTTAATGCAACCGATGTGTCGCAGGCAGCTAGTGTTGTCTTTGCGCAGTTGACTTTGTGGCTTTGAGATGCTCGTTGTGTTTACAAGCTACGGTATGCGCAGCAATGTGGTGCTGTAACATTAGATGGCGGGactttatttgaattttacTCAGTTTAAGTTGCAGAATTTCGTCCAAAAAGAGATGCAGAGAGGGTATAAACAACTGGAAAATTAACATAAGCTTTTTATATGCGGCAAAGAGGACTGACGTAATTTAATCGTACAGTATTGCAGGCTAAATATAGAGCAGTTGTGCACTGTTTGAATTAATGTTATGAATGGGGGAGAACTTTCTGAAAATgcatttgattatttaatttgCGTCATTATGACTGGTACTGGAGCTCATACTTGCACCATCATTTTAACATAGCGAATCACTGCACCCAGCGTGCCGGAAACAGGCTTGAATGTTACCATAGCAATAAGAGGGCTTGTCTCTGCTCGGGACAGCTGCCAGGGACCACACCCTTCCCTACTACAGCCTCCAGGGATGCGCCTGGGTGGACTGTTGAGCTGTAAGGGAGACAGGTGCAGCTAAGGAACCTAAAAACCTGGCTCCTTTTCAAATATTGAGATGATATTTATGCTCCTTTTCAAACATTGAGATGATTTGGATAGTgctctgatgctgctgatggatgttgatttttattgtttgcagAGAAGAATgtaactctttaaaaaaaaacaactttaattatcCTGTCGTGATTTAAACAGGCTACAATATAGTCACAATAAACTTACTAATCCACTATAGCAGGTATTTATGATGATATTCTTCTGATGATATTTTGCAGGATGCTATTTCAGCTTTTTGTTCACCTTTTGTTCTCTTCAGGGCTACTATACTGTGTGTAGACTGTTGGAAGAGCTGCCATGGCGAACAGGGGGCCCAGTTATGGACTGAGCCGGGAGGTGCAGGAGAAGATTGATCTGAAGTATGACCCCGACCTGGAGCAGCGTTTGGTGGACTGGATAGTAGCGCAGTGTGGAGGAAACATGGAGAAGCCGCAGCCGGGCAAGCAGAACTTCCAGTTATGGCTGATGGATGGAACGGTGAGTGTCTGCTGTACCTTAAAATAGAAGTTACCATTGAATTATTTAAGCTACAACATAGGCTAACAGATTTAACGAGAACATGAAGTTAAAATGGCTAAAGTATGCAACCAATTTTATGTGCCCAGTAATTTGTGGAACACTGATTAAATATTGCTCTAAAGgtcaaaaaatttaaatttaaatttaaaggtcGTCAGGCATTCGTTGTCCCTTATTATATCTGTCTGTTTGAGTTAATAAATCATTATCATCACTCCCAGGCAAGGGTCCAACTGATCTAGACTGAGTTGGACCCCATATGTCTGGGTTCAATCGAAAGAGAACGGTGTGTTTTAAGactaaaaacagcttttaataaaTAGAATTGCTTGCCGTTGTTTCCTGCATTGCAAATGTATGATTTTGCCGTCTTCGATCCCTTTGATTGAAGAGCTATGGCTCTCCACAGAAAGTGCTTACCACAATAAGACCCAACTGACAACCAATTATAAAAAGCACCCTGCAGAGAGCTGTGTGGTCTTCTTACTTGACATTTCAACTGACTAATGTTCAAAAATCATTCAGAGAAATTCATCACAGAAGCTGCCAAGGCACCATTTTCTGCACCAGCAGTTAACTCAACAGACAAGAGTTAAATGCAGCCATGAGACATGTTGCATTCTCACTTGAGGAAATGACTTGCACTTTTTATCAATTAGAAAAAGCACTCAGCTTTCTCAGCAAAATACAAATGCATTTTTGGTACCCCTTCTCtagagaaatgttttaaattactgAAAGAAGTGGACACTGATAAGTGAAGATGAGAGAAAGCCAgctaattataaaatgtaaattagaACATGTAATCATGATGAATTAGAGTGCATTAAGGTGAATTAATCACTTTAAAAACCACCATCTGTCCGTACGATACAATATGGTTTAGGCAGTTTATTGTTCTCTGTTGCAGATTCTCTGTAGGCTCATCAACAGCCTTTATCCAAGGGGGAAGGAGCCCATCAAGAAGATCCCAGAGACTCAGATGGCCTTTAAACAAATGGAGAAGATATCTCAGTTCCTGCAAGCCTCAGAAAGTTATGGAGTCACATCAACTGACATATTTCAAACTGTAGACCTCTGGGAAGGTAAGGGGATCTCACAGACCAAGTTGTCTCTTGCAGTTTTGCTTTGATCGTCACATTTCTTGCCCATCCACTGCTGGGCTGGCATATTTATTCATGCCAGTATTTGCAGTGGTTTCAGTTGTCACTACAAGTCCAAATAATATTAACATGATATTTTTTGCAACAGGAAAGGACATGGCAGCAGTTCAAAGAACCCTAATGGCTCTGGGGAGTGTTGCTGTCACGAAGGACGATGGTCATTACAGAGGTGACCGAGACTGGTTCCGCAGGTAAAGAATGACCTCAGTGTAGCCTAAAGGCTTCATATAATTCACGACTGCATGCTCATGCTCCTTCACTGTCCTTTTCTTCACTTGGTGActgttgtatgtatgtaggAAAGCCCAGGGGTATCGACGAGATTTCACTGAAGAGCAGCTGCGGCAAGGCCAGAGTTTGATCGGCCTGCAGATGGGCAGCAACCGCGGAGCTTCCCAATCTGGCATGACGGGCTATGGTATGCACCGTCAGATCATGTAGGCCCCTTACTAGCTAAATTGCTGTCCTGCTTCCAGACCTTACTTTCTACTAATAACACGTTGTATCCCCAAAACCTTCCTATGCTTTGTAGCACTTGCTCTGTCAACCTCAACCTCCCTGGAATTGCTGCTTCCCAAATCCTCAGTCTTAAAGAAATGATGTCAAATGCTGTAGATCTCCTTCTTCAAgctgtcttcctctcctccctttggCCATGTGCTGTTCCCATTTTGGCTTTGTTAACTCAGTTTGCCTACTTATCATGTCCAAATTATTACTTAATGTGGAGTTCCAAGTCATTCAACATCAATTTAGTCAGTACAGAGAAATCAAGATTGAAATCTCTATACAACACAAGCTATCAGTATTATTCACATAATTAATCAGAAATAGTATAAGTCACTTTTAcagcatgttttattaaatatttcttattcttaatattttttctcttcccaTCTTATGCATATATGTATTACATTTATCGTTGTTTCAGGATTATCTGTTACTGTTCGATTGTTTAGCCTTAAACCTAATGGAGCTCAATGACTAACGATGTCTCTGCCATCTTGTCTGAAGACTTGTTGCAGTATCCTCTGTAACCAAATCAACCTCACGTTGTGCCTGGTTATGGGACTACAGAGACTGGGTCCTGATATATTGGCCTCAAATTAAAAATACGTTTTCATTCATTCTGAGCCATGCCCTTGTAATTTGTTTGTTAGATTACATCTTTATCCATGATGTGTCCATTTTGTGTCCAAGCAAGTAAATGTGCAGTAGCCAACACGTATGACAGTGACGTTACCATTTATGGTGCCAGGTAAAGACATTGCTTGAATGTGCACTTTTATGTATtgtcatgtttatatttttaaatatatttatattctggaggCTTGTGAGAAGaattattgaaaaaataaagtatgtgAACAGACACTGGTGTCAGTCTGTGTAGTACACAAGCGTGGTATCTCTATTGCAAAGTCAGGGGTGTATGCTGTGTACTCCGAGTGTTGtgggtatgttttttttcttatcttggTTTAGTGTTCCAGCTCCTCCCTTCTGCCCATCCCCCTGTCTCTCCACACTGTACACAATCTAATAAATGGGGCAGCAGCACAGCATAGTAATTAGGAAGACGGCTTCTCCAGCAGATAGTCCTGATTCAAGCCTTGGTGCCAGTGAACTTTTGCCATGCTGAATGACCTTTAATAAGATAACAAATCTGTTCCTATACTaatgctgtttttacatttggaCACTTTTACGCCTTGCaaagagaaaagatgttttaatctATAGCCTATTGTACTGTTCTTAAGGAATAGTTGTATATCTTTTCCTATCCTATGGGAATCCTTTGTACAAATGCATGCTCTAAACATTGTCAACATATCTAGATAACATATGAGGGGTACTAGAAGCAGAACTGTTTGTCTAAGGCATTCTTGTGAGACAGGGTTGGGTTATGGACCACAAAAAGGTCACAGTTTATGTCAATGATACATTTTATGGGGTCAATGGTTTCCGactgttgacattttaaagagcACATACGAGAAAAGCATGCATGAATTAACATTTGTGCTTACTATTAGTGTGTAGTGACCAAGCAGAGCCCATTAAACTGCTGTCCTTTAAATATGAGACAAAAACTTAACAGCGAATATTATTCTACTTGCACACATGAAACGGTTTGGCCTTTAGTATGACTGTCCCTCACATACACTTTGAGCTTATTATTAGCCTCAACCAGAGAAGCATCTAGAGGGCCACAGGTGATGTGCCTTCAGCATTTCTGTCCTTGACATACATGTTGAGCTTATTATTAGCCTCAACCAGAAAAGCATCTTGAGGGGTGGAGGTGATGTGTAACTCACAGGGCTGGACTCAATAAGTAAGCCAAAAACTCGGTAAGCCAATAAAAAAGACTGAGGTCACTCTTGTCCAAAGTTCCCCTCCAGCTGGTATTTTCCTTGGTTGGATTCTTGGTTGTCTTTTGTTCCACTGTGCTCTTCCACATTTGAGTAACCCTGTTTGAAGACAACTTGAAGATTAATTACTGCATTTGCGCATTTGAGTAGACCATGTGGTTACAAGGCTAACATGTGCTGACTTAAACTTCTTTGAGTCTGAGAGGTTGTTCATTGTGTGGTATTAGTTTTAAGAGAGGGGCGCATCGAGGACAATGTTGCAGGTGAGGTTTAAGGTTACTTTCTTGCTCCTTCTGTTGGCAGTCAGGTGTGTTTCACAGGAAGAAACTCAAAGTAAAGGCTGTGTTTGTGGTTACCCTGGAATACCAGGGGACCCTGGACACAATGGCACACCTGGCAGAGATGGTCGAGATGGACTCAGAGGTGATAAAGGTGATCAAGGTAAATTTAGAAAAGATAAACGTTCTACAGCATGCTTgatgtttaacatttttcaacatgttttatgcTTCAGCTTCACAAT
Above is a window of Scomber scombrus chromosome 20, fScoSco1.1, whole genome shotgun sequence DNA encoding:
- the tagln3b gene encoding transgelin-3b — its product is MANRGPSYGLSREVQEKIDLKYDPDLEQRLVDWIVAQCGGNMEKPQPGKQNFQLWLMDGTILCRLINSLYPRGKEPIKKIPETQMAFKQMEKISQFLQASESYGVTSTDIFQTVDLWEGKDMAAVQRTLMALGSVAVTKDDGHYRGDRDWFRRKAQGYRRDFTEEQLRQGQSLIGLQMGSNRGASQSGMTGYGMHRQIM